In Methanofervidicoccus sp. A16, the sequence TACCACTGAATAATCCTCTATCCCTATATTTTTAGCAACATCCCTATACATCTTTGTGACTCCCACCTTCAACCTCATAGGAACCACGATTATCTCTTAACTTCGGTTTCAACCCTAACTCCTTTATCATTCTAACCACTTCCCTGAGATTTCCAGTCTTAGGATTGCCCACACCCTTTACATCTAATGGATAGTTTTCAGGTATCACAGTTGCTATATTACTTGCCCCTGCCAATAGTGCAAACTTCACAAGTTCAGGTCCTATGGTAGGAGTTGGAGAGGTTATCCTGATGTGAGGAAACATCAACCTCGTTATCGCAATAGTCTTCCCCTGCTCCAAGGCAGAACACCTTGGATGATTCTCCATAGGAGTACCTGGATAGGGATTGAAACCCATAATAGGTATTTCATCTACATCTAACTCCTTTAAAAATAGTAAATGCTCCACCCTATCCCTATAACTCTCACCTATCCCTATCAACAATCCAGAGGATAACTCTATATTATACCTTTTAACAAGTTTGCAGATCTCCATCCTTCTATCTAAACTCTCCCCAGGTTTCAACCTTTCAAAGAGTTCTCTGTTGATAGTCTCCAAATTACAACATATGGTATCTATTCCATATTTTTTCAACTTCCTAATACTCTCCTCAGTTAGATCCCCTCCAGCATTAACTAAAACCTTCAAGTTGGTATTCTCCTTAACTATCCTTAGAGCCCTGATAACCTCTTTTCCTTCATATCCATGTCCAGAGGAGCAACTTACCCGGCATATTCCACTTTTCTCTATGGCAATAGCACATCTCTTTATATCCTCGTCTGACAATCTAAAGGGTTCATAATAACCTACCTTAGAGGTACCTGCTGCGAAACCACAGTAGAAACACTTTGGAGATATTTCACAAATATTTGTTATATGTATTGTGGAGGTTATCTCGATCTCCTTTATAAAGTAGTCTCTTACCTGGGAGGCTAAGTAAAAGAGTTTTATATAGTCCTCCAACTTGGAAATTTTAAATAGATTTAAAGCATCCTCCTTAGATATTAAACCATCTTTAACTGTAATTTCTCCATCTTTTAACTTTTGAAAATTCTTTTTTATTTTAGAGAAATCCATTAAATCACCATCATAATGATATTAATTATTTTTAATTAAGGTTTTAATATTTTTATTATTATTAATTTTTCTATTAAATGATAATGATTGGTGTTATAAAAATAAAAATAATTAATCCCTCTCTAATATCTGAACACCTGAACCTACCTTAGTGTGATATACAGGACATCCCCATACCTCATTAAGTATCTCCTTTATCTTAGACACCTCGCCCTCCTTAGGTACAATTATCACCCCAGGCCCAGATCCACTTATAGTTATACCATAAACTAGATCCCTTACCTCCTCCTTCACCTCTGAATATCCAGGTATTAACTGAGATCTATAAGGTTCAACAATCTTATCCCCCATCATACACCTTCCAAAGAGTTCCACATCATCCTTAAAGAGACTGTAGATCATCCCACAGGCTTTCCCTACGTTATTCACCATAGATCTGAGAGGTACGCTATCTGGAAGTATCTCCCTCGCCTTCTTTGTAGACACCTCTATATCTGGGAGGGCTACCACTACCTCAAAATCCACAGGTATGTGTAAAACTTCTAAGGGATCGTAGTTGATCACCATTGTAAAACCGCCGTATATTGCAGGTGCAACGTTATCCGCATGGGGGAACCCTGCAGAGATAGACTCACCTAAGGATGCATATTTAACAAGTTCCAGTTTAGAGAGGTTCAAGTTGAACAGTTCATTCATGGCAAAGGCAACCCCCGCAGAGGAGGCTGCACTACTCCCTAAACCACTACCAGGTCTGATTCCCTTCTCGATCTCTATCTTTACTCCTTCCTCGATGTTGAAATCCTTTATCATCTCCCTTGCAACAACACCAGCAGTGTTTCTATCAACATCTGTAGGTATCTTCTCTGCCCCTTTTCCCTTTAGAGATATACTTATGCCTTCTTTAGAT encodes:
- the hmdB gene encoding 5,10-methenyltetrahydromethanopterin hydrogenase cofactor biosynthesis protein HmdB, yielding MDFSKIKKNFQKLKDGEITVKDGLISKEDALNLFKISKLEDYIKLFYLASQVRDYFIKEIEITSTIHITNICEISPKCFYCGFAAGTSKVGYYEPFRLSDEDIKRCAIAIEKSGICRVSCSSGHGYEGKEVIRALRIVKENTNLKVLVNAGGDLTEESIRKLKKYGIDTICCNLETINRELFERLKPGESLDRRMEICKLVKRYNIELSSGLLIGIGESYRDRVEHLLFLKELDVDEIPIMGFNPYPGTPMENHPRCSALEQGKTIAITRLMFPHIRITSPTPTIGPELVKFALLAGASNIATVIPENYPLDVKGVGNPKTGNLREVVRMIKELGLKPKLRDNRGSYEVEGGSHKDV
- a CDS encoding homoserine kinase; this encodes MERIKVTSPATSANLGPGYDIFGLALSEPYDTITLSRSKEGISISLKGKGAEKIPTDVDRNTAGVVAREMIKDFNIEEGVKIEIEKGIRPGSGLGSSAASSAGVAFAMNELFNLNLSKLELVKYASLGESISAGFPHADNVAPAIYGGFTMVINYDPLEVLHIPVDFEVVVALPDIEVSTKKAREILPDSVPLRSMVNNVGKACGMIYSLFKDDVELFGRCMMGDKIVEPYRSQLIPGYSEVKEEVRDLVYGITISGSGPGVIIVPKEGEVSKIKEILNEVWGCPVYHTKVGSGVQILERD